A part of Streptomyces sp. NBC_01451 genomic DNA contains:
- a CDS encoding ferredoxin, which produces MKVTVEADKCVAAGQCVLLAPEIFDQRDDDGVVVLLDETPTPEQHYAVRESALVCPAAAIHVNDE; this is translated from the coding sequence ATGAAGGTGACTGTCGAGGCCGACAAGTGCGTCGCCGCAGGACAATGCGTGTTGCTCGCGCCCGAGATCTTCGACCAACGCGACGACGACGGCGTCGTGGTTCTGCTGGACGAGACGCCGACACCAGAACAGCACTACGCGGTCCGCGAGTCGGCCCTGGTCTGCCCGGCCGCAGCGATCCACGTGAACGACGAGTGA
- a CDS encoding glycoside hydrolase family 43 protein — protein MSVLLSRVAAILVAVGLLLTSQTLVTPQRAAAADPGYLMTHFIGEGATGQQIYFSHSADGLNWTDLNGGGMTLRSTVGTKGVRDPSLVRSPDGGKYWIIATDLCIGCGQTWGDAISNGSRSLVVWESTDLVTWSAPWLLDVAGEIPDGRNAWAPEAIWNPETNDYALYWATNTPLNGVTKHRIHYARTTDFRSITTPQVYIERPGTQEIIDTQIFEVSSGVGDYRYVRASGDGQITFEGSNSILGTWTTLGNLSGIGLTGSQVEGPMWMKFRDRDEWALYLDQYASGNGYMPVTTTDPSAVGTYQLPASGSYSMDGTTKRHGSILTLTAPEETRLLARWPDTAINRLQSYNYQSRYVRHASFDVRIDPSVSPAEDAQFRLRTGLAGSGTVSFESVNYPGYFLRHSAYDFQLAYYDGTAVFAEDATFRQVAGLADATWSSFQSYNHPDRYIRHSAFLLKLDPITTALGRSDATFQVTS, from the coding sequence ATGTCCGTGCTTCTCTCCCGGGTGGCGGCGATATTGGTCGCCGTCGGCCTTCTCCTCACATCCCAGACCCTGGTGACACCGCAGCGGGCGGCCGCCGCCGATCCGGGCTATCTGATGACGCACTTCATCGGGGAGGGAGCCACCGGCCAGCAGATCTACTTCTCGCACAGTGCCGACGGCCTGAACTGGACCGACCTCAACGGCGGGGGGATGACCCTGCGCTCCACGGTCGGCACGAAGGGGGTGCGCGACCCCTCACTGGTCCGCTCCCCGGACGGGGGCAAGTACTGGATCATCGCGACCGATCTGTGTATCGGCTGCGGCCAGACATGGGGTGACGCCATCTCCAACGGCAGCCGCAGCCTCGTGGTGTGGGAGTCGACAGACCTGGTCACCTGGTCTGCGCCGTGGCTGCTCGACGTCGCCGGCGAGATCCCCGACGGACGCAACGCCTGGGCGCCGGAAGCGATCTGGAACCCGGAGACGAACGATTACGCCCTGTACTGGGCGACGAACACGCCCCTCAATGGCGTGACGAAACACCGCATCCACTACGCCCGCACCACGGACTTCCGCAGCATCACCACTCCGCAGGTCTATATCGAACGCCCCGGCACCCAGGAGATCATCGACACCCAGATCTTCGAGGTGTCGTCAGGCGTCGGTGACTACCGTTACGTACGGGCCTCCGGCGACGGCCAGATCACGTTCGAAGGCAGCAACTCGATCCTCGGCACATGGACCACCCTCGGCAACCTCTCGGGCATCGGCCTGACGGGATCCCAGGTCGAGGGCCCGATGTGGATGAAGTTCCGCGACCGTGACGAGTGGGCCTTGTATCTCGACCAGTACGCCTCGGGCAACGGGTACATGCCGGTCACGACCACCGACCCGTCCGCCGTGGGCACCTACCAGCTCCCGGCGTCGGGAAGCTACAGCATGGACGGGACCACAAAGCGCCATGGCTCGATCCTCACCCTGACGGCACCCGAGGAGACCCGCCTGCTCGCCCGCTGGCCCGACACCGCGATCAACCGGCTCCAGTCGTACAACTACCAGAGCCGCTATGTGCGGCATGCAAGCTTCGACGTACGTATCGACCCGAGCGTCAGCCCCGCCGAGGACGCCCAGTTCCGTCTGAGGACAGGCCTGGCAGGCTCCGGCACCGTCTCCTTCGAGTCGGTGAACTACCCCGGCTACTTCCTGCGGCACTCCGCGTACGACTTCCAGCTCGCGTACTATGACGGTACCGCCGTGTTCGCCGAGGACGCCACGTTCCGGCAGGTCGCCGGGCTCGCCGACGCCACATGGTCGTCGTTCCAGTCGTACAACCACCCCGACCGGTACATCCGCCACTCCGCCTTCCTCCTGAAGCTCGACCCCATCACCACCGCATTGGGCCGCAGCGACGCCACCTTCCAAGTGACGAGCTGA
- a CDS encoding alpha-L-fucosidase: MAAVGGMAAAGGLGGSLVTAGTASAATAGNLQALQQKFVDMRFGMFIHYNMGTYHDAEWVSPGRDPLSFNPTKLDCGQWAEAAKSAKMTYAILTTKHHDGFCLWPTKQTSYNVMNSSYKKDVVRKYVDAFRAAGVEPWMYFSIWDRNQGIASGSVSRADIDFIKAQLTELLDGTYGTIPVIVFDGWAWQAGHRQIPYGEIREHIKAMQPDILIVDINGHSEPWEQDILFYEEPLGVTAPANNTYASCQGQTITGGWFWHPSTPTATPLSVSSIVDRHLKVLEPINCTFILNCPPNPDGLMDANIVNRLAEVGAAWAPNTSRPALPVQKDVLLHAVTPSAVTATSGTAANAVDGLIDHPKGTKFQSLWQSSGSLPQSVTLDLGATFTHLDTLEYLPREDKDSAGAYVTTGDITSYEIHTSTDGSTFTRATSGTWAGDKTVKQARFGARSARYVRLVAVNTVGGGIAVASEVNCGGIAAKPTSSLTTRVQTPVLPGSGNSLSLTPELAALDNGGMKLENSPANIGYWASSSDNATWRVRFDAPGTSTVTVGVAATAASRLVLDAGIGSAAIVVPSTGSWSTYTTVTTTITVPESGYRIVSLRPDKSVTWQSVNVRGITLTPGADGALSLTAATATLTGSAIKLENDPPDIGYWTSPSAMASWTVTFPVAGTYAVRARVSAGSGATAFTLDTGAGSTTVPVPRTSGWGDYTTVQGTVTVSGAGSRTVVIKPANASTWQAMNLQWADLKLSQ; this comes from the coding sequence ATGGCAGCGGTCGGCGGGATGGCTGCGGCAGGCGGTCTCGGGGGTTCGCTCGTGACCGCGGGGACCGCCTCGGCGGCGACGGCGGGGAACCTTCAGGCGCTGCAGCAGAAGTTCGTGGACATGCGGTTCGGAATGTTCATCCACTACAACATGGGTACCTACCATGATGCCGAGTGGGTGTCGCCCGGCCGGGACCCCCTGTCCTTCAATCCGACCAAGCTCGACTGTGGTCAGTGGGCCGAGGCGGCGAAGTCGGCGAAGATGACCTACGCGATCCTCACCACCAAGCACCACGACGGCTTCTGCCTGTGGCCCACGAAACAGACGAGCTACAACGTCATGAACAGCTCGTACAAGAAGGACGTGGTGCGCAAGTACGTCGACGCCTTCCGGGCCGCGGGTGTGGAGCCGTGGATGTACTTCTCCATCTGGGACCGCAACCAGGGCATCGCCTCCGGTTCCGTCTCCCGGGCCGACATCGACTTCATCAAGGCGCAGCTCACCGAGCTGCTCGACGGCACCTACGGCACGATCCCGGTCATCGTCTTCGACGGCTGGGCCTGGCAGGCGGGGCATCGGCAGATCCCGTACGGGGAGATCCGCGAGCACATCAAGGCGATGCAGCCGGACATCCTCATCGTCGACATCAACGGCCACAGCGAGCCCTGGGAGCAGGACATCCTCTTCTACGAGGAGCCCCTGGGCGTCACCGCGCCGGCCAACAACACCTACGCCAGCTGCCAGGGACAGACCATCACCGGCGGCTGGTTCTGGCATCCCTCGACGCCGACCGCGACACCGCTGTCGGTGAGCAGCATCGTCGACAGACATCTGAAGGTGCTGGAGCCCATCAACTGCACCTTCATCCTCAACTGCCCTCCGAATCCGGACGGTTTGATGGACGCCAACATCGTGAACCGCCTTGCCGAGGTGGGTGCGGCGTGGGCCCCGAACACCTCCCGGCCGGCGCTGCCCGTGCAGAAGGACGTTCTGCTGCACGCGGTCACGCCGTCGGCTGTCACTGCCACCAGCGGCACCGCCGCCAACGCCGTGGACGGTCTGATCGACCACCCCAAGGGCACCAAGTTCCAGTCCCTGTGGCAGAGTTCGGGCTCGCTGCCCCAGTCCGTCACCCTTGACCTGGGCGCCACTTTCACACACCTCGACACCCTTGAATACCTGCCCCGGGAGGACAAGGACAGCGCCGGGGCGTATGTCACCACCGGCGACATCACCTCGTACGAGATCCACACCAGCACCGACGGCAGCACCTTCACCCGGGCCACGTCCGGCACCTGGGCAGGTGACAAGACCGTCAAGCAGGCCCGGTTCGGTGCAAGAAGCGCCCGGTATGTACGTCTGGTGGCCGTGAACACGGTCGGTGGCGGCATCGCCGTGGCCAGCGAGGTCAACTGCGGCGGCATCGCGGCGAAGCCGACCTCCTCCCTCACCACGCGGGTCCAGACCCCGGTCCTGCCGGGCAGTGGCAACTCCCTTTCCCTGACCCCGGAACTGGCTGCCCTCGACAACGGCGGCATGAAGCTGGAGAACAGCCCAGCGAACATCGGCTACTGGGCCAGCTCAAGCGACAACGCCACCTGGCGGGTCCGTTTCGATGCCCCCGGTACCTCCACGGTGACCGTCGGCGTGGCCGCGACCGCCGCCTCCCGGCTCGTCCTGGACGCGGGCATCGGCTCCGCCGCGATCGTTGTGCCCAGCACTGGTTCCTGGTCTACCTACACCACGGTCACCACCACGATCACCGTCCCCGAATCCGGCTACCGCATCGTCAGCCTGCGCCCCGACAAGTCCGTCACCTGGCAGTCGGTCAACGTCCGCGGCATCACTCTCACCCCGGGCGCCGACGGCGCGCTCTCCCTCACAGCCGCCACCGCCACTCTCACCGGCAGCGCGATCAAGCTGGAGAACGATCCGCCCGACATCGGCTACTGGACCAGCCCGAGCGCCATGGCCTCCTGGACCGTGACGTTCCCGGTCGCGGGCACCTATGCCGTACGAGCACGGGTCTCGGCCGGTTCCGGAGCCACCGCCTTCACCCTCGACACCGGCGCGGGCAGCACCACGGTGCCGGTGCCACGAACCTCCGGCTGGGGTGACTACACCACCGTCCAGGGCACAGTCACGGTCTCCGGCGCGGGCAGCCGAACAGTGGTGATCAAGCCGGCGAACGCGTCGACCTGGCAGGCCATGAACCTGCAGTGGGCCGACCTGAAGCTGTCCCAGTGA
- a CDS encoding aldo/keto reductase — protein MPVTAAHDLDPESVTDEHLRRTLVGTVDPYQPQQPARLIHEPLQQRGRPWSRAHRHWSPEQEAYVSTKAAQHDPDVAQLALPWVIGQDVVPIPGTKRRRDLEQNTAAATIEPTSEVIAAIDAVSPHGVAADERNNPRSTRLKRDRI, from the coding sequence TTGCCCGTCACAGCGGCGCACGACCTCGATCCGGAGTCCGTGACGGACGAACACCTGCGCCGGACCCTGGTAGGCACTGTCGACCCCTACCAGCCTCAGCAGCCCGCCCGGCTGATCCATGAACCTCTCCAGCAACGCGGGCGGCCTTGGAGTCGTGCACATCGGCATTGGTCTCCGGAGCAGGAGGCCTACGTATCGACCAAGGCCGCACAACACGACCCCGACGTCGCCCAGCTGGCCCTGCCATGGGTGATCGGCCAGGACGTCGTACCCATCCCCGGCACCAAACGTCGCCGCGATCTGGAGCAGAACACGGCTGCGGCGACGATCGAACCGACGTCGGAGGTGATCGCCGCGATCGACGCGGTCTCCCCGCACGGCGTAGCCGCCGACGAGCGCAACAACCCCCGAAGCACTCGGCTCAAGCGCGACCGTATCTGA
- a CDS encoding NAD(P)/FAD-dependent oxidoreductase, translating to MYPPNHVLVVGACAAGLATAEALRRHGYRGRLTVLGEEPHLPYDRPPLSKQVLSGSWFPDRIQLRPESALKALEAEFILGDPATALEPDTRTVHTASGRLLRADAVVVATGALPRRLPGQDGLTGVHVLRTLNDALALRASLRASSRLVVVGEGVLGCEIAATARTLGVAVTLVGPLSAPMAGQVGPVVAGLLADLHTEHGVHLRLGSGVAELTSRDGRVTGIRLVTGDVLPADTVVVAIGAAPATNWLDGSGLTLNDGLVCDSHCRAADGVYAVGDVARWHHDRLGTTMRLENRTNATEQAGVVAQNILGADVPYRPVPYFWTDQYDARLQVHGVPSADAEVDVVEGDFGHRRFVAHYLRGGTVTGLLGWNMPKQTRLRRLDVTHALIEAISPGRSDDVALTHTDTTAPTRASRRLPAHLQDRLPGAPSVPAPGLP from the coding sequence ATGTATCCGCCAAACCACGTGCTGGTCGTCGGCGCCTGCGCCGCCGGACTCGCCACCGCGGAGGCGCTGCGGCGCCACGGCTACCGGGGCAGACTCACCGTGCTCGGAGAAGAACCGCACCTGCCGTACGACCGGCCCCCGCTGTCCAAGCAGGTCCTCTCCGGCTCCTGGTTCCCGGACCGGATCCAGCTGCGCCCCGAGTCCGCGCTCAAGGCGCTGGAAGCGGAGTTCATACTCGGAGATCCGGCCACGGCCCTGGAGCCGGACACACGCACCGTCCATACCGCGTCCGGACGTCTCCTGCGGGCCGATGCCGTGGTGGTCGCCACGGGAGCACTGCCCAGGAGATTGCCGGGACAGGACGGGCTGACCGGTGTTCACGTGCTGCGCACCCTGAACGACGCCCTGGCGCTGCGGGCGAGCCTGCGGGCGTCCTCTCGCCTGGTCGTGGTGGGAGAGGGAGTACTCGGCTGCGAGATCGCCGCCACCGCACGGACGCTGGGCGTCGCCGTCACCCTCGTAGGCCCCCTGTCCGCCCCGATGGCAGGGCAGGTCGGTCCCGTGGTCGCAGGTCTGCTCGCCGACCTGCACACCGAACACGGGGTGCACCTGCGGCTCGGCTCGGGCGTCGCGGAGCTCACCTCCCGAGACGGGCGGGTGACCGGCATACGGCTGGTGACCGGCGACGTACTGCCGGCCGACACGGTCGTGGTCGCCATCGGAGCCGCCCCGGCGACCAACTGGCTGGATGGCAGCGGACTGACACTGAACGACGGCCTCGTCTGCGACTCCCACTGCCGCGCCGCGGACGGCGTCTACGCCGTCGGGGACGTCGCCCGCTGGCACCACGACCGCCTCGGCACCACGATGCGCCTGGAGAACCGCACCAACGCCACCGAACAGGCCGGAGTCGTCGCGCAGAACATCCTCGGCGCGGACGTGCCCTACCGGCCCGTGCCGTACTTCTGGACAGACCAGTACGACGCCAGGCTCCAAGTGCACGGAGTCCCGTCGGCCGACGCGGAGGTAGACGTCGTCGAGGGCGACTTCGGACATCGCCGCTTTGTCGCCCACTACCTCCGGGGCGGAACGGTCACCGGCCTGCTCGGCTGGAACATGCCCAAGCAGACCCGCCTGCGACGACTGGACGTCACCCACGCCCTCATCGAAGCCATCTCGCCCGGTCGTAGCGACGACGTGGCACTCACGCACACCGATACCACCGCCCCCACCCGCGCCTCTCGGCGGCTCCCCGCTCACCTCCAGGATCGCCTCCCGGGTGCGCCGAGTGTCCCGGCTCCCGGCCTACCGTAA
- a CDS encoding helix-turn-helix domain-containing protein: protein MDAARELFAESADFPLSEVARRAGVGQGTLYRNFPDRADLAAAVMAEEVERVERLAAEHAEDQSAFFVVLRDLVERMVRSHALRDLARRDPVVGPAAAAAKERFAEIVKGPLREAKAAGLLRRDLTVDDVFLLASMIKGALDGVEDPVVRATAATRALTLALEGAAPTRPPFERPGAGRRAKRS from the coding sequence TTGGATGCGGCCAGGGAGTTGTTCGCCGAGTCCGCAGACTTCCCGCTGTCCGAAGTGGCGCGGCGCGCCGGTGTGGGGCAGGGAACGCTGTACCGCAACTTCCCCGACCGTGCCGACCTTGCTGCCGCGGTGATGGCCGAGGAGGTCGAGCGGGTCGAGCGTTTGGCCGCCGAGCATGCTGAGGACCAGAGCGCGTTCTTCGTCGTCCTGCGCGATCTTGTCGAGCGCATGGTCCGCTCCCACGCCCTGCGTGATCTCGCGCGGCGGGATCCAGTTGTCGGTCCAGCGGCGGCGGCGGCCAAAGAGCGCTTCGCCGAGATCGTCAAAGGTCCGCTGCGCGAGGCGAAGGCGGCTGGTCTGCTGCGGCGCGACCTGACGGTCGACGACGTGTTCCTGCTCGCCTCCATGATCAAGGGCGCGCTGGACGGGGTGGAAGACCCGGTTGTTCGCGCCACTGCGGCTACCCGCGCACTCACCCTGGCATTGGAGGGGGCGGCGCCGACACGTCCGCCCTTCGAGCGGCCGGGTGCGGGGAGACGAGCCAAGCGCTCCTGA
- a CDS encoding family 43 glycosylhydrolase has product MPITSSRSAFVRRLCATAAAFAFVVGGVTVGTVAVAPSARAATATFTNPLNSSGADPYMTYYDGNYYEMTTPYSGPLTMRKAPTVEALKAASPVPVFSAHATGRDAYIWAPEMHLLDGPNGKRWYVYYSAGTGDIEAQRVHVLESSGTDPLGPYTYKGMIFGANDWWGIDGSVVTIDGRLFFTWSGVPTTQWAGSDPSIYIAELSDPWTVTGSRTRISAPIYSWETQGTPMNEAPVALQHDGKTFLTYSASACQGPDYKLGLLTFSGGDPLDAGSWVKSAEPVFERNDANSVYGPGHNGFFKSPDGTEDWIVYHANSSSSQGCGTTRTTRIQKITWNEDGSPDLGVPVAAGSALPVPSGEPVVAYYRLTNRNSGKVMDVQAPNTDDGVKIGQYAWYGNAWQQWRFVDVGDGYFQIESLNSGKCLDVSGASTAEGAGIIQYPCRSAGNQQFQWADTGDGYHQLRARHSGKCVNVVGASTVNLALLEQRTCAATAGFQWTRT; this is encoded by the coding sequence ATGCCTATAACAAGCAGCAGATCTGCCTTCGTCCGTCGGCTGTGTGCCACGGCGGCGGCGTTCGCCTTCGTCGTCGGTGGTGTGACGGTCGGGACCGTGGCGGTCGCGCCCAGTGCACGGGCGGCCACGGCGACGTTCACCAATCCTCTCAACAGTTCCGGCGCCGACCCTTACATGACGTACTACGACGGTAACTACTACGAGATGACGACGCCGTACAGTGGGCCCCTGACGATGCGCAAGGCGCCCACCGTCGAGGCGCTGAAGGCAGCCTCGCCTGTGCCGGTGTTCAGCGCCCACGCCACCGGCCGTGACGCCTACATCTGGGCGCCGGAGATGCACCTGCTCGACGGCCCCAACGGCAAGCGCTGGTACGTCTACTACTCCGCCGGTACGGGTGACATCGAGGCCCAGCGCGTGCACGTGCTGGAGAGCTCCGGTACCGACCCGCTCGGCCCGTACACCTACAAGGGCATGATCTTCGGTGCCAACGACTGGTGGGGCATCGACGGCAGCGTCGTCACCATCGACGGCCGGCTGTTCTTCACCTGGTCGGGGGTGCCAACAACACAATGGGCCGGGTCCGACCCGAGCATCTACATCGCCGAGTTGAGTGACCCCTGGACCGTGACCGGGTCCCGTACGCGGATCTCCGCCCCGATCTACTCCTGGGAGACGCAGGGCACCCCGATGAACGAGGCTCCAGTCGCGTTGCAGCACGACGGGAAGACGTTCCTCACCTATTCGGCGAGTGCGTGCCAGGGTCCGGACTACAAGCTGGGCCTGCTCACCTTCTCCGGCGGTGACCCGCTGGACGCGGGTTCCTGGGTGAAGAGCGCGGAGCCGGTCTTCGAGCGCAACGACGCGAACAGTGTGTACGGCCCGGGTCACAACGGCTTCTTCAAGTCCCCCGACGGTACCGAGGACTGGATCGTCTACCACGCCAACTCCTCGTCCTCCCAGGGCTGCGGCACCACCCGCACCACCCGGATCCAGAAGATCACCTGGAACGAGGACGGATCGCCGGACCTCGGCGTTCCGGTGGCCGCGGGCAGCGCGCTGCCCGTTCCGTCCGGCGAACCCGTGGTGGCGTACTACCGGTTGACCAACCGCAACAGCGGCAAGGTCATGGACGTCCAGGCGCCCAACACCGACGACGGAGTGAAGATCGGCCAGTACGCCTGGTACGGCAACGCCTGGCAGCAGTGGCGCTTCGTCGACGTGGGCGACGGCTACTTCCAGATCGAGAGCCTCAACAGCGGCAAGTGCCTGGACGTGAGCGGCGCGTCCACCGCCGAGGGCGCGGGCATCATCCAGTACCCATGCCGCTCCGCCGGCAACCAGCAGTTCCAGTGGGCCGACACGGGCGACGGATACCACCAGCTCAGGGCACGTCACAGCGGCAAGTGCGTCAACGTCGTCGGCGCCTCGACCGTAAACCTGGCCCTTCTCGAACAGCGGACCTGCGCCGCGACCGCCGGCTTCCAGTGGACACGTACGTGA
- a CDS encoding cytochrome P450: MTTPTEIPVTRTCPYAPPEEHLRLREQAPVSKVRLPNGHEVWVLTRHEDIRAMLADTRFSSDRTHPTFPTTNAQGHRHGNVKTSILSLDPPEHGPARRAVVGEFTVKRMNALRPRVQQIVDEHIDAMLAGPRPADLVQALSLPVPSLVICELLGVPYGDHDFFQTRATEMQRRTAPMEKRFACITELRSYLVELIARKEKEPGDDLLSRQLEKTSNRDDLVSLAFVLLIAGHETTANMISLSTLSFIEQPEFLAAIREDPAKTPNAVEELLRYFTIAEFANPRVAAEDIEFGGVIIRAGDGVIGLSNTGNRDPEVFDNPDELDVERGARHHLAFGYGPHQCLGQSLARLELEIVFDTLFRRVPGLRLAVPADELQFKDDATIYGLYELPVTW, from the coding sequence ATGACCACTCCCACCGAAATCCCCGTCACCAGGACGTGCCCCTACGCGCCGCCGGAGGAGCATCTCCGGCTGCGTGAGCAGGCGCCCGTCTCGAAGGTGCGGCTGCCCAACGGCCACGAGGTCTGGGTACTCACGCGTCACGAGGACATCCGCGCCATGCTGGCCGACACACGGTTCAGCTCGGACCGAACCCACCCCACCTTCCCCACCACGAACGCGCAGGGGCACCGGCACGGAAACGTCAAGACCTCCATCCTGAGCCTGGACCCGCCCGAGCACGGTCCCGCTCGCCGGGCGGTGGTCGGCGAGTTCACTGTCAAGCGGATGAACGCACTCCGCCCACGCGTCCAGCAGATCGTGGACGAGCACATCGACGCCATGCTCGCCGGCCCGCGCCCGGCCGACCTCGTACAGGCGCTGTCCTTGCCCGTGCCGTCACTGGTGATCTGCGAGCTACTCGGAGTCCCCTACGGCGACCACGACTTCTTCCAGACCCGGGCGACCGAGATGCAACGGCGCACCGCTCCGATGGAGAAGCGCTTCGCCTGCATCACGGAACTCCGCTCCTACCTGGTCGAACTGATTGCCCGTAAGGAGAAGGAACCGGGCGACGACCTGCTCAGCCGCCAACTCGAGAAGACCAGCAACCGTGACGACCTGGTGAGCCTGGCGTTCGTGCTGCTCATCGCGGGACACGAGACGACCGCGAATATGATCTCGCTGAGCACGCTCTCCTTCATCGAGCAACCCGAGTTCCTCGCCGCCATCCGCGAGGACCCCGCGAAGACGCCGAACGCGGTCGAGGAACTGCTGCGATACTTCACCATTGCCGAGTTCGCCAACCCGCGCGTCGCCGCCGAGGACATCGAGTTCGGCGGAGTGATCATCCGCGCGGGCGACGGCGTGATCGGGCTGAGCAATACGGGCAATCGGGACCCGGAGGTGTTCGACAATCCCGACGAGCTGGACGTCGAACGCGGCGCACGGCACCATCTCGCGTTCGGGTACGGCCCGCACCAGTGCCTCGGCCAGAGTCTGGCCCGGCTGGAACTGGAGATCGTCTTCGACACCCTGTTCCGGCGCGTACCCGGGCTGCGCCTCGCCGTGCCTGCGGACGAACTCCAGTTCAAGGACGACGCGACCATCTATGGGCTGTACGAACTACCCGTGACCTGGTGA
- a CDS encoding alpha/beta hydrolase: MTTYVLVHGGLCHQDVTPLLQTAGRTARTSTGLAEQSHLLSPDIDLDFDLRVNGIIQVLHDVVLGGHRYGGMVITSIAARAADRIKHLAHLDAAAPWNGMSLADAAAQSMVTSRAEAQVVDGVGLVRHLDDERTPHHGVIEPDDVAWMTPKLTPALSCASTRSCALSTRQRSGRYREATTPHCPAGPPTERPRRRRNP; this comes from the coding sequence ATGACCACGTACGTCCTCGTCCACGGCGGCTTATGCCACCAGGACGTCACACCTCTCCTACAGACGGCCGGACGCACGGCCCGCACCTCGACCGGCCTCGCCGAGCAGTCCCATCTGCTCAGCCCCGACATCGACCTCGACTTCGACCTCCGCGTCAACGGCATCATCCAGGTCCTGCACGACGTGGTCCTGGGGGGCCACCGCTACGGCGGCATGGTCATCACCTCCATCGCCGCCCGCGCCGCCGACCGCATCAAGCACCTCGCCCATCTCGACGCAGCGGCACCCTGGAACGGCATGAGCCTCGCCGACGCCGCCGCTCAGTCGATGGTGACCAGCCGGGCCGAGGCCCAGGTGGTCGACGGCGTCGGGCTCGTCCGCCACCTCGACGACGAACGGACCCCTCACCACGGCGTCATCGAGCCCGACGACGTCGCCTGGATGACACCGAAGCTCACCCCCGCCCTTTCCTGTGCTTCGACCAGAAGCTGCGCCCTGAGCACGAGGCAGCGCTCCGGGCGATACCGCGAGGCCACAACCCCGCACTGTCCGGCTGGACCGCCGACTGAACGACCCCGGCGCCGCCGAAATCCGTGA
- a CDS encoding cytochrome P450, with translation MSQNDQVLRLPIRDDHPLEPTAEWLRLRKECPVATVELPSGDTAVYLTRYDDVKSLLSDPRFVRPTPQDNAARLAPAETSGSAVDGGHEMAIPTKGEPHLRWRRQVGRYFTAKRMTALRPGMALIAETLIDDMVEHGQPGDLKAALGFPLPVYVICDLLGVPVGDRYRFSHWSDAFLNVTRFSREETQKAQTEFVRYLSEHIETHRAAPSDDLISILIKESEAEGEGLSDVELLSTAMSLLVAGHETTTNMIGKMMAMLLADRTRWEELLNEPSLVRTAVEEALRFDANVSFGLRRYLTEDIDVNGEQVPSGSTIVCPLPAANRDERVFDRPDEMDLTRSPNPHLAFGAGPHSCLGQALARTELQVVLEVLLRKLPTLHLAVPAEELQRIEGLVVGGLRSVPVRW, from the coding sequence GTGTCCCAGAACGATCAGGTACTCCGTCTGCCCATCCGCGACGACCACCCGCTGGAGCCGACGGCCGAATGGCTGCGTCTGCGCAAGGAGTGCCCGGTGGCCACCGTCGAGCTCCCCAGCGGGGACACGGCCGTCTACCTGACGCGCTATGACGACGTGAAGAGCCTGCTGAGCGACCCCCGTTTCGTCCGCCCGACCCCCCAAGACAACGCCGCCAGGCTCGCGCCGGCCGAAACGAGCGGCTCCGCCGTCGACGGTGGCCACGAGATGGCCATTCCCACCAAAGGTGAGCCGCACCTCCGGTGGCGACGGCAGGTCGGCAGGTACTTCACCGCCAAACGCATGACGGCATTGCGCCCCGGGATGGCACTGATAGCGGAAACCCTCATCGACGACATGGTCGAGCACGGACAGCCCGGCGACCTCAAGGCCGCGCTCGGCTTCCCCCTGCCGGTCTACGTGATCTGCGACCTCCTCGGCGTCCCCGTCGGCGATCGGTACCGCTTCTCCCACTGGTCCGACGCGTTCCTGAACGTCACCCGCTTCTCCCGGGAGGAGACCCAGAAGGCGCAGACGGAATTCGTCCGTTACCTGTCCGAGCACATCGAGACCCATCGCGCGGCACCGAGCGACGACCTGATCAGCATACTGATCAAGGAGAGCGAAGCGGAAGGCGAAGGGCTGTCCGACGTCGAGCTGCTGAGCACGGCGATGTCGCTGCTGGTCGCCGGGCACGAGACCACCACGAACATGATCGGCAAGATGATGGCGATGCTGCTGGCCGACCGCACCCGCTGGGAGGAGCTGCTGAACGAGCCATCCCTGGTGCGCACCGCGGTCGAGGAGGCCCTGCGGTTCGACGCCAACGTCAGCTTCGGTCTGCGGCGTTACCTCACCGAGGACATCGACGTCAACGGCGAGCAGGTGCCGAGCGGCAGCACCATCGTCTGCCCACTGCCCGCCGCCAACCGCGACGAGCGGGTCTTCGACCGCCCCGACGAGATGGACCTGACGCGCAGCCCCAATCCCCACCTCGCCTTCGGCGCCGGGCCGCACTCCTGCCTCGGCCAGGCCCTGGCCCGCACCGAGCTGCAGGTCGTCCTGGAGGTCCTGCTGCGCAAGCTGCCGACCCTCCACCTGGCCGTACCGGCCGAGGAACTCCAGCGCATCGAGGGACTCGTGGTCGGCGGCCTACGTAGCGTCCCCGTGCGGTGGTGA